A single window of Colletotrichum higginsianum IMI 349063 chromosome 8, whole genome shotgun sequence DNA harbors:
- a CDS encoding Integral membrane protein, whose product MPRRRKPPRPGALADLPPLRIASQIAALQGLYYAAALVLMLFTALVAGTGFSPDLVFGWEAVRGDTTQGWLGAFVWVLDGGLCMAVAIIILIGRSKLVPDFALTMHGVHLVVTSLYTGRVPRNMMWWGAMAVSSAICVALAVWGSRYRELRPISFGGGGVGAAAGDGGAQNGAAGGDEEAGLGFSRGRGRGRGRDGEGGYEMVGMDHERRDS is encoded by the exons atgcCCCGCCGTCGCAagccgcctcggcccggcgccctcgccgacctcccGCCGCTGCGTATCGCCTCGCAGATCGCCGCGCTGCAGGGGCTGTACTACGCCGCCGCGTTGGTGCTGATGCTCTTCACGGCCCTTGTAGCCGGCACGGGATTCTCGCCGGACCTGGTGTTCGGCTGGGAGGCCGTCCGGGGGGACACGACGCAGGGGTGGCTGGGCGCTTTCGTGTGGGTTCTTGACGGCGGGCTCTGCAT GGCCGttgccatcatcatcctcatcggcCGCTCGAAGCTCGTCCCGGACTTTGCGCTGACAATGCACGGCgtccacctcgtcgtcacgAGCCTGTACACCGGCCGTGTGCCGCGGAACATGATGTGGTGGGGCGCCATGGCTGTGAGCTCTGCCATCTGCGTCGCACTGGCGGTCTGGGGATCACGGTACCGTGAACTGAGGCCAATATcgttcggcggcgggggcgtcggcgctgctgccggtGATGGAGGTGCACAGAAcggggccgccgggggcgacgaggaggccggtcTTGGGTTctcgagggggaggggccgtgggagggggagggacggcgagggtgggTATGAGATGGTCGGGATGGATCATGAGAGGAGGGATTCCTGA
- a CDS encoding Ferric reductase like transmembrane component, with protein sequence MDYYYAGTEKPSERSRWTPLTRMLLSGEMTQEKQKDLSMRERFDRWMINEGYRRVFVFVFLVLHGLVFAFASVNFALKDNLQIARDTFGPTFVIARAAALVLHVDVALVLFPVCRTLISLARQTPLNGIIQFDKNITFHITTAWSIVFFSWVHTIAHWNNFAQIAAKNNLGIYGWLLANFVSGPGWTGYVMLIALMGMVLTSVEKPRRANYERFWYTHHMFIVFFFFWSIHGAFCMIQPDFAPFCTSIGASAIGVFWQYWMYGGFVYLAERVAREVRGRHKTYISKVIQHPSNVCEIQIKKEHTKTRAGQYIFFCCPAVSLWQYHPFTLTSAPEEDYISIHMRVVGDFTRAVSTALGCEWDKKKDDGSKVVGVNSDSSEVDPALRRVLPRVYVDGPFGSASEDVFKYEVSVLCGAGIGVTPFASILKSIWYRMNYPQQKTRLSKVYFFWICRDFGSFEWFRSLLLAIEAQDVDNRIEIHTYLTAKIKADDATNIMINDANADKDTITGLRSPTNFGRPNWDMIFRGIRKLHSPAEAGVFFCGPKGLGSSLHIYCNKYSEPGFSFVWGKENF encoded by the exons ATGGACTACTACTACGCGGGCACCGAGAAGCCCTCAGAGCGCTCGAGATGGACGCCCCTCACCCGCATGCTCCTCTCGGGAGAGATGACGCAGGAGAAACAGAAGGATCTGTCGATGCGGGAGCGTTTCGACCGTTGGATGATTAACGAAGGATACAGAAGAGT CTTCGTCTTCGTGTTCCTGGTTCTCCACGGCCTCGTCTTTGCCTTCGCCTCCGTCAACTTTGCTCTCAAGGACAATTTGCAAATAGCACGAGACACCTTCGGTCCGACTTTCGTCATCGCCCGTGCCGCAGCCCTCGTGCtccacgtcgacgtcgccctcgtgcTCTTCCCCGTCTGCCGAACCCTCATCTCTCTGGCTCGTCAAACCCCTCTCAATGGAATCATCCAGTTCGACAAGAACATCACCTTCCACATCACCACCGCCTGGtccatcgtcttcttctcctgggTCCACACCATTGCCCACTGGAACAACTTTGCCCAGATTGCCGCCAAGAACAACCTCGGAATCTAcggctggctgctggccAACTTCGTTTCCGGCCCTGGCTGGACTGGCTATGTTATGCTCATCGCCCTGATGGGCATGGTCCTCACCTCGGTCGAGAAGCCCAGACGCGCCAACTACGAGCGCTTCTGGTATACCCACCACATgttcatcgtcttcttcttcttctggtcCATCCACGGCGCTTTTTGCATGATCCAGCCTGACTTCGCCCCCTTCTGCACCAGCATTGGCGCCTCCGCCATCGGTGTCTTTTGGCAGTATTGGATGTACGGCGGATTTGTCTATCTGGCCGAGCGTGTTGCTCGCGAGGTCCGCGGACGCCACAAGACATACATCTCCAAGGTCATCCAGCACCCCAGCAACGTCTGCGAGATTCAGATCAAGAAGGAGCACACAAAGACCAGGGCTGGACAGTacatcttcttctgctgcCCCGCCGTCTCTCTGTGGCAGTACCACCCCTTTACCCTGACGAGCGCCCCCGAGGAAGACTACATCTCCATCCACATGCGTGTAGTGGGCGACTTCACCCGCGCCGTCTCGACCGCCCTCGGCTGCGAATgggacaagaagaaggacgacggCAGCAAGGTTGTCGGTGTCAACAGCGACTCCAGCGAGGTCGACCCTGCCCTCCGCCGTGTTCTCCCCCGTGTCTATGTGGACGGCCCGTTCGGTTCGGCTTCCGAGGACGTTTTCAAGTACGAGGTTTCGGTTCTTTGTGGTGCCGGAATCGGTGTCACGCCCTTCGCTTCCATTCTCAAGTCCATCTGGTACCGCATGAACTATCCCCAGCAAAAGACACGTCTCAGTAAGGTCTACTTCTTTTGGATTTGCAGAGACTTTGGCTCCTTTGAGTGGTTTcgctccctcctcctcgccatcgaggcccaggaCGTCGACAACCGCATCGAGATCCACACCTACCTGACGGCCAAGATCAAGGCGGACGACGCGACGAACATCATGATTAACGACGCAAACGCCGACAAAGACACCATTACCGGTCTGCGTTCGCCGACCAACTTTGGCAGGCCCAACTGGGACATGATCTTCAGAGGTATCCGCAAGCTGCACTCGCCAGCCGAGGCTGGTGTGTTCTTTTGCGGTCCCAAGGGTCTGGGTAGCTCACTGCACATCTACTGTAATAAGTACAGTGAACCTGG CTTCTCTTTTGTGTGGGGCAAGGAGAACTTCTAA
- a CDS encoding Phosphatidylinositol-4-phosphate 5-Kinase has translation MPTYLTRENSPIYSSNADILNLDPNNTLDFSGHKHPINGLTHTLPLRHSRSNNLHDSFDESSTSSTHASDVSDSIPTQMNGTRPTSMSSLPNGSAGAGGGADFGDHDHDHDHDQDSHGDHHNDYRNRKYPFQNGATVSMPDRTAPPPPITVVRKHASDTEQSSPTDNYLTPPTIGSPAAGSIDHTIKTNGTSSPNYAPPAIPSNGYTTPAPAVSTTSLSPDPNAHKQPSSPHRFSSPPLYNSAGATPNASTSTGLQPPNGGLKHRHTLEVPGTQSNRASKDGSDAAFSSGRFSPTSTTQRVRRASLNLVRRDTRSMQSDAPRDEVVPDEDALRWAEHYRQKRASKRKRREEEDDDRVIVGTKVDEHHANWVTAYNMLTGIRVSVSRTNAKLDRPLTDADFEAKQKSTFDIAGNELVPSAKYDFKFKDYAPWVFRHLRNRFRLDPADYLMSLTGKYILSELGSPGKSGSFFYYSRDYKYIIKTIHHAEHKFLRKILKDYYHHVTENPNTLLSQFYGLHRVKMPYGKKIHFVVMNNLFPPHRDIHTTFDLKGSTIGRDYKEDDLDKNPRATLKDLNWMRRQRHLELGIQKKKLFLEQLQKDVVLMKKLKIMDYSLLIGIHDLQRGNEENLRGKTLQVFSPGGDNIQEDGDPPSVLLRTPSKLENARKARELRNMIRHERPVPMGQTATQMPDELDEGHARSGYVFNQDDGGFQATHEDNSPADEIYYLGVIDCLTHYGMIKKIEHFWKGLTSDKTKISALPPEQYGDRFFNFVEGITMSPEEAIREKQRKDQEQIEAAAAAERQRVASWSSSMRRRSTTTNIPPMPNYQPPPTPPGAPMSPEARDTVERAQQDARRSERHGASEATVPDMVLSTAKMTERRESGGQGAPILPVVEEAAEASSLGGRSRGGGSRDGDDFRPATPAKPGMESRFAGLRDYAPPTPPKGHHLKPESQDSGYGALPNGNGSTASREGSINLKPRLSRDSLDKALPPLPKEAGERSNLRVGLV, from the exons ATGCCCACCTACCTCACCCGCGAGAACTCTCCCATCTACTCGTCAAACGCCGATAtcctcaacctcgacccAAACAATACGCTGGACTTCTCTGGCCACAAGCATCCCATTAATGGGCTCACACACACCCTGCCGCTCCGTCATTCACGCTCAAACAACCTCCATGACAGCTTCGACGAAAGCTCCACCTCGTCAACACACGCCTCGGACGTCTCTGATTCCATCCCCACTCAGATGAAtgggacgaggccgacgagcaTGAGCTCGTTGCCCAACGGCTCGGCAGGggccggaggcggcgcagatTTTGGTGAtcacgaccacgaccacgaccacgaccaaGATAGTCATGGCGATCACCACAACGACTACAGGAATCGCAAGTACCCCTTCCAGAATGGTGCCACCGTGTCGATGCCCGATCGGAccgcgccgcctccacccATCACCGTTGTGAGAAAGCACGCCTCCGATACCGAGCAATCGAGCCCGACGGACAACTACCTGACGCCGCCCACCATCggctcgcccgccgccggtTCCATCGATCACACTATCAAGACCAATGGCACCAGCAGTCCAAACTATGCACCCCCGGCGATACCCTCCAACGGCTACACAACACCCGCCCCCGCTGTAAGCACTACATCGCTATCGCCAGACCCAAACGCCCACAAGcagccgtcgtcgccccaCCGCTTCTCCTCTCCGCCACTGTACAACTCGGCCGGTGCTACTCCCAacgcgtcgacctcgacgggtCTGCAACCGCCCAACGGAGGACTCAAGCACCGACACACGCTCGAGGTCCCCGGTACGCAATCCAACCGGGCTTCCAAGGATGGGTCCGATGCCGCCTTCTCGAGCGGGCGCTTCTCCCCGACGAGCACCACGCAAAGAGTGCGTAGGGCGTCTCTGAACCTGGTGCGGAGAGACACTCGCTCCATGCAGTCGGATGCTCCGCGTGACGAGGTCGtccccgacgaggacgccctgCGTTGGGCTGAGCATTACCGTCAAAAGCGGGCAAGtaagagaaagaggagggaggaggaggacgacgatcGCGTGATAGTGGGCACCAAGGTCGACGAACACCACGCCAACTGGGTCACCGCCTACAATATGCTGACGGGTATCCGCGTCTCTGTGTCCCGCACCAACGCGAAGCTCGACCGGCCCCTCACCGATGCCGACTTCGAGGCGAAGCAAAAGTCGACTTTTGACAT TGCCGGCAATGAGTTGGTGCCCTCGGCAAAGTACGATTTCAAGTTTAAGGATTATGCGCCCTGGGTATTCCGGCATCTGCGCAATCGGTTTCGCCTCGACCCCGCCGACTACCTCATGTCGTTGACTGGAAAGTACATACTCTCCGAGTTGGGCTCTCCGGGAAAGAGCGGCAGCTTCTTCTACTACTCCAGAGACTACAAGTACATCATCAAGACGATCCATCATGCCGAGCACAAGTTTCTGCGCAAGATCCTCAAGGATTACTACCACCACGTCACTGAGAACCCCAACACGCTGCTCTCTCAGTTCTATGGCCTCCACCGCGTCAAGATGCCCTACGGGAAGAAGATTCACTTTGTCGTCATGAACAACCTCTTTCCTCCCCATCGGGACATCCATACCACATTCGATTTGAAGGGGTCTACGATTGGTCGCGACTATAAGGAAGACGACCTCGATAAAAACCCGCGGGCGACGCTGAAGGACCTCAACTGGATGCGACGCCAACGACACCTTGAGCTGGGCAttcagaagaagaagctcttCCTGGAACAGCTGCAAAAAGACGTGGTGTTGatgaagaagctcaagaTCATGGACTACTCCCTATTGATTGGCATCCATGATTTGCAGCGCGGCAACGAGGAAAATCTCCGTGGAAAGACACTCCAGGTCTTCAGTCCCGGCGGGGATAACATccaggaggacggcgaccCGCCTTCGGTGCTCCTACGGACCCCCTCCAAGCTGGAGAATGCTCGCAAGGCGAGGGAGCTGAGGAATATGATCAGGCACGAACGGCCCGTGCCCATGGGCCAGACGGCGACACAAATGCCCGACGAGCTGGATGAGGGCCATGCCAGGTCGGGATATGTCTTCAaccaggacgacggcgggtTCCAGGCGACCCACGAGGACAACTCGCCTGCCGACGAAATTTACTACCTTGGCGTCATCGATTGCCTGACCCAT TATGGAATGATCAAGAAGATTGAGCACTTCTGGAAGGGTCTGACAAGCGACAAGACAAAGATTTCCGCGCTTCCGCCCGAACAGTACGGTGACCGGTTCTTCAACTTCGTCGAGGGCATCACCATGTCCCCTGAGGAGGCGATACGAGAGAAGCAGCGAAAGGACCAGGAGCAaatcgaggccgccgccgccgctgagaGACAACGCGTGGCTAGCTGGAGTTCAAGCATGCGCCGTAGGTCGACGACAACCAACATCCCGCCGATGCCCAACTACCAGCCACCACCGACTCCACCCGGCGCCCCGATGTCGCCCGAAGCCCGCGACACGGTTGAACGAGCGCAACAGGATGCTCGTCGGTCAGAAAGACACGGGGCGTCCGAGGCTACTGTTCCTGATATGGTTCTTTCTACGGCCAAAATGACGGAGCGTCGGGAGTCTGGCGGTCAAGGTGCACCCATCCTGCCGGTTGTTGAGGAAGCGGCAGAAGCGTCATCGCTCGGCGGGCGAAGCAGAGGTGGTGGGAGCCGAGACGGTGACGACTTTCGTCCCGCGACGCCAGCGAAACCGGGAATGGAGAGTAGATTCGCGGGGCTGAGGGACTACGCGCCGCCCACACCGCCGAAAGGTCACCATCTCAAGCCCGAGAGCCAGGATAGCGGTTACGGAGCGCTGCCGAACGGCAACGGCTCCACAGCGAGCAGAGAGGGTTCGATCAACCTCAAGCCTCGCCTTAGCAGGGACTCGCTGGATAaggccttgccgccgctcCCTAAAGAGGCAGGTGAGCGCAGCAACCTGCGCGTTGGACTTGTATAG
- a CDS encoding Ubiquitin conjugating enzyme gives MALKRINKELTDLGRDPPSSCSAGPVGEDLFHWQATIMGPGDSPYSGGVFFLAIHFPTDYPFKPPKVNFTTRIYHPNINSNGSICLDILRDQWSPALTISKVLLSICSMLTDPNPDDPLVPEIAHVYKTDRARYEATAREWTRKYAI, from the exons ATGGCTCTCAAGAGAATTAACAAGGAGCTCACTGACCTCGGCCG TGACCCGCCCTCTTCCTGCTCTGCCGGCCCCGTCGGCGAAGACCTG TTCCACTGGCAAGCAACGATCATGGGACCC GGTGACTCTCCCTACTCTGGCGgtgtcttcttcctcgccatccaCTTCCCCACCGACTACCCCTTCAAGCCTCCCAAGGTCAACTTCACCACTCGCATCTACCACCCCAACATCAACTCGAACGGCAGCATTTGCTTAGATATTCTGCGTGACCAGTGGAGCCCGGCGTTGACCATCTCCAAGG TCCTGCTCTCCATCTGCTCGATGCTGACGGACCCCAACCCCGACGACCCTCTTGTGCCCGAAATTGCACACGTCTACAAGACGGACCGCGCCAGATACGAGGCCACGGCCCGCGAGTGGACCCGCAAGTACGCCATTTAG
- a CDS encoding Acyl-CoA dehydrogenase domain-containing protein produces the protein MLLRHHVRTILLQTAVRTTQLTNSRNMYRSALRTCARRCVAAPSRSVLPAVRTFASASDGPVFNWEDPLNSKNLLTEEELAISETAERYCQERMLPRVLQAYRDEQYDKKILEEMGELGLLGATIEGYGCAGVSTVAGGLITKAVERVDSGYRSGMSVQSSLVMGGIAEFGTQEQKEKYLPQMATGKMLGAFGLTEPNHGSDPGSMETVARPHPTKKGYYSLSGSKTWITNSPIADVLLVWAKLQETGKIRGFLVERSQCPAGTLETPAIKNKNGLRASITGMIQLDDAPVPAENMFPAVEGLRGPFSCLNSARYGISLGVIGALEDCIARARTYALERRQFKNNPIAKYQLVQKKLADAVTDAAYGTVAAIQVGRLKDEGKATPEMISMVKRQNCDRALQNARVLQEIFGGNAVSDEYAIGRHVANLFVTQTYEGQSDIHSLILGRAITGLQAFV, from the exons ATGCTTCTGCGCCATCATGTCCGCACGATTTTACTACAAACCGCCGTGAGGACGACCCAATTGACCAATTCACGCAATATGTATCGATCAGCTCTGAGGACATGCGCAAGACGATGCGTCGCGGCGCCCTCCCGAAGTGTCCTGCCCGCCGTGAGGACTTTCGCCTCAGCTTCCGACGGTCCTGTGTTCAACTGGGAGGACCCTCTGAACTCCAAGAATCTGCTAACAGAGGAGGAACTCGCCATCTCAGAGACTGCTGAGCGGTACTGCCAAGAGCGTATGCTGCCACGCGTGCTGC AGGCTTACCGAGACGAGCAGTACGACAAGAAGATCCTCGAGGAGATGGGCGAGCTGGGGCTTCTCGGCGCAACAATTGAAGGCTACGGCTGCGCAGGCGTTTCGACCGTTGCCGGTGGTCTCATCAcgaaggccgtcgagagggTTGACAGCGGCTACCGCTCTGGCATGTCCGTCCAGTCGTCCCTTGTCATgggcggcatcgccgagTTCGGTACACAGGAGCAGAAGGAGAAGTACCTGCCTCAGATGGCCACGGGCAAGATGTTGGGCGCATTCGGCCTGACGGAGCCTAATCACGGCAGCGACCCCGGCTCGATGGAGACCGTGGCGAGGCCTCACCCGACCAAAAAAGGCTACTACTCGCTGTCCGGGTCCAAGACGTGGATTACAAACTCGCCCATCGCCGACGTGCTTCTCGTCTGGGCGAAGCTACAGGAGACGGGCAAGATCAGGGGCTTCTTGGTCGAGCGGTCGCAGTGTCCCGCCGGCACCCTCGAGACGCCCGccatcaagaacaagaacggCCTACGCGCCTCCATCACCGGCATGATccagctcgacgacgcccccGTGCCGGCGGAGAACATGTTCCCTGCGGTCGAGGGGCTGCGCGGGCCTTTCTCGTGCCTCAACAGCGCGCGGTACGGCATCTCCCTCGGCGTCATTGGCGCCCTTGAGGACTGCATCGCCCGCGCGCGCACCTACGCTCTCGAGCGGCGCCAATTCAAAAACAACCCCATCGCCAAGTACCAGCTCGTGCagaagaagctcgccgacgccgttaCCGACGCGGCGTATGGCACCGTCGCAGCGATTCAGGTCGGCAGGCTAAAGGACGAGGGCAAGGCGACGCCCGAGATGATCAGCATGGTCAAGCGCCAGAACTGCGACCGCGCGCTGCAAAACGCGCGCGTTCTGCAGGAGATATTTGGCGGCAATGCTGTCAGCGACGAATACGCCATAGGGCGGCACGTTGCCAACTTGTTCGTGACGCAGACGTACGAGGGCCAGAGCGATATCCACA GCCTCATTCTCGGTCGGGCCATCACCGGCCTCCAGGCATTTGTGTAA